CAATGCATGGCGCTTGTTAGCCGGGCTCACGCTTGGGATCGACAATGGGTGAGTGGTTTGCGCAACCATAGTAGAGGAATTCAAATGCTGCAGCTACCACCAGCTTGGGACACAATAGTACACCAGGCCCGAAATTACATGCTCTTGTTGCGAGAGGTTTGGTCGAGAGATGCCTGGTTTCGCTGGTTAGCAATCACATATCATAATGATGGTACCATTGTTGACAATAACAGGATGACCTCTTGTCCTTATACGACCGCTCTGGTGCTGTTGACGGCCAACACTCTGGGGAATCCGTCGCATAATAACACCCAGTTGGATGTCGAGCTGATAGACTCAGCCCTTCTTTGGCTCAATGAGGCCATGAGGGAAAGTCAATCGGACGAGGCCCGAGCGCTGCGGGAAACTTGTGTTGAGGCCGTCCGAACGGTAAAGCAGAAGCTTGCTGGAGACTTCACAACGCCCTTTGGAAATTATTGGTTGCTCAATCATCCAGACAGTTTAGAGCCATTCTAAGTATATGGCGGCACCGAAGGGATCAATATTCATTAGCTCCAAAACTATTGGGTAGTATTCGGAATGTTAACGTCATGGCTTCCCCCACTTGAAAATAGCCTACTCAGGCTATTCCAATCGTGAAGGAAGCCTGAGTCCAACGCTTACATCTATCTTCCAGACGACAGGTGCTCACATAAACCACTTTAGCGGGGAGGACATCAATCAACAGAGGAAGAGAACTAATTCCAGACCATATCACCATGGCATAATCGACACTCAGGCCTTCCCTTCCATAACATCGAAGACGACATCGAAATTGCCCTCATATTCATTCTCAGCCACCAGATGTAACAATACACCCAATCGCTCCAGCAATCCTGAATGATTCAAATCATAACCTGCAAACTGTGGCTTGAATCCGGTGTCTTTGATAAGCTTTCGTACTGTGTCGATGGAAGATGGGTTTCCACCAATGAAGATTATAGGTGGTACACGACGAGGTGCCCACTTTTGGACTTCCAAAAGCGTTGCAGGCATGGAATTGAAGGCTTTGAAAACTATTGCTTCTGGAAAGGCTCGCTGAACCTCTTGCGTGACGGAAGTCCTTTCCATGTACTTGAGGTCATGGTAATGATTGAAGTTGGCATCCACATTTAGTGGGTTCATTGTATCGATCACCAGTTTACCCGAAAGCGTAATGGCGTCGTTTTGGAGCTCTTTGAGAATATGAGCCAAGCGTGGGAAGTATGCCGACAGAATGATAACGTCGCCGAATTTCGCAGCGTCCGTGATTGACCCGTATTGAAACCGGGCTATCTCGTCCTCCCCGATGCCCTTTTCCATAGCGAATTGTCGAATACGCTTTTGAAGCCGTTCCGGATGCGTGTCCTTGCTGAGCATGACATCATGACCAAGGCGAATCCAGGCAAAGCCCAGACGCAATCCAATATTGCCTGCGTTCACGATGCCAACTTTCATCTTGGCTATACGTCTCTCGATTGATGTGAAAGGAAAATGCGATAACGAAGTGCACCACTGATTGTTGGCGCTGTAATTTGAGCATTTCATGGGAGGCTGGCTGGAAATATATGCTGTAGCGAAACAGCTTGACCAGGCCAGACAGAAGATAGTTGGTTCCGCGGAAGGAATTCCGAATGCGACgctttataatatctagtGTGACTCTTGATAGACTATGGCCGGTGGCTGATTAATATCGGCAGTAGCACTCCCAGATGGGAGAAGCCAGCTCCGCGGATGTCATTCTCCATGGAATGCTTCATAATCGAGAGGAGGATTTATAATGAGCAATTCCAACTTGACTCTCAATACGTAATGGCAGACGGCtgataaatataaatactactTCTTGCGCTTTCGTATAGATGAGGTTATCCAGCTCCGCGGAGGCAGAGAACTCCTGATCCTGCTCGATggaaatagaatataagTCATTCCCTGATCCTGATATGTAGAAGATTGGAAAGCAGTCACGAAACCTACATTTCAATTCAGAGTCTTTCACATCGACAACCTTTTACTGCAAGTCACCACCAGTCAACTAAAATGGCATcaatcaaaaaagaacagTACGCTATTGCGCCTGGATCCCGCGTTCTAGTCACAGGTGCCAATGGCTTTATTGGTTCGCACGTTGTCCAGCAACTCTTATCCCTTGGATACGTTGTGCGAGGCACCGTGCGCTCCCAGAAGCCGTGGCTCGACGAACTTTTCAGATCCAAATACGGTCCCAACAGTTTCGAGTCGGTTGTTATTCCAGACTTGAGTAACTATGACACTTTGAGCAAGGCAATGAGGGATGTTAGCGGTGTAATTCATGTGGTATATACAAAGCCTTTTCTACCTTGGCCCCCACAGCTCTGCCCAGCTAGGAGAAATATGAGCAGCTCTAGATGTTATGATGCTGAACAGATACCTCTAGGCATCGGACGTTTCCTTCAGCCCGAATGCTGACGAGGTTATTCCGAAAGTTGTTTCGGCCACTGAGACTGTTTTAGAAGCCGCCGCTAGGCAACCTGAAGGATCGATTAAAAGAGTCGTCCTTACTTCATCCGCTTCAGCAGCGGCATTACCACAACCGGGAGTCGAAGGGATCGTGATCACTGAAGGTAAGCATTCGCTTTAAGGGCCTCCTATATCGAGGATACCAACCAAACATGGACCGATAGAATGATACCTAATCATTCATACAAGCTTGATGCTAATGGTATGACTGTAGACACGTGGAATGAAGCGACGGTGAAGGCTGCTTTTGACGAAGGCACCCCAGCAGATGCCAAGCCATTCACGGTCTACGTTGCTTCCAAGACAGAAGGCGAGCGAGCGGCGTGGAAGTGGGTTAAGAATAACAAGCCGCCTTTCGTGTTCAACGCCATCTTGCCCTACTACACGGTGAGTGAACGAATGGGGCAGGCTTTAATGTCGTCGTACAATTCCTCCAGAGCATATCAATGGAGTCTAAACAAAATCTGAAAAGTTTCCATGCATGATCTTCGCTAATTCATAATCGCAATCCAGCTCGGACAAGTGCTTCACCCCGAAATAGCTGGCTCCACCATGAAGTGGGCGGCTAATTTGCTTGACGGTGACACCACGGCTTTCGGGTTTCCTGGACGTAAGTATCATATTGTCCCCTATTCCTATACGTTTCATGTCGATCCGTTTACCGATATGTGTTCGAAAATAGAATTCGTCGACGTTGCAGATCTTGCGCGCGTACATGTCGttggtcttcttcatcccgAAGTCAAGTCCGAACGTCTGTTTGCTTTCGCCTCGACTTTTACCTGGAAGGAATTCGTCGGTATTTTACGAAAGCTCCGTCCGGGTCATACAGGAATTCCAGGTCCTCCAGAGAATGAGCTCCGAGATTTGAGTGAGATCGTCCCTGCTCGGAGAGCGAAGAATTTACTCCAGGCACTTTTCGGAGGGTCTGGTTGGGTTGGATTGGAGGAGTCGATTCGAGCTGGAATTGATAGTCTGGGGTACTAGAGATTATCGAGGGATCGAAAAACCCAGCAAATTTGGAATCCGTATGCGTCATTAGGTAGCAAGTCATTGTTCTGAATAGCTGTGAGGGCTTAGCATAGAACCTCGCAAATATATCTCAATTCGGCTAGCCTGCAGCCTGAGGGTATAATCTTATTTCTTAGTTAACTAGGGCTTCCGAAGTATAATCGGAGGAATTATCAGGCCGATCCCTCCGGCTATCCACTCTTAAAATGTACGGATCTATGGACAGTCTATTGATAAACAGTCTCTGGGGATACTTCTTCCCTGCATGTGAGTCAAAATCTGTGCTCAGCGCCCTTTTATATAGTCATGACCCTGACTGTCCAGACCTTGTCTGCCTTCTATGCTGGCAAAAGACTCAGAACGTAGACGGAGCACTTTAATCCATTCCACAATGACTTCCAGACGCCAATATGACTTGATTTTGCTAGGTGCCACCGGGTACACGGGTATGCTCACTACACAGTATATTTTCAAGTCGTTACCGTTGGACCTGAAGTGGGCCATCGCCGGAAGAAATAGGGGAAAGCTCGAACAGCTTGCTCAGTCGCTAATGCCAGAGAACAGTTCTATGCAACCACCTGGTCAGTGAATACCAGATCACTATTCGTCCTTTCGATGGCTAATCATCAAGTAGATATTCTTGTCGTGAATCTGAACGAGAACGAGCTGGACGGCTTGGCGAAGAGGACACGACTAGTCATATCGACTGTGGGCCCATTTCTGCTTTATGGGTCGGAGACCTTCGCTGCCTGTGCTCGAAATGGCACGCATTACTTGGACTGGTCAGTTCTCAGTGGCTAAATCTGCATAGAACATGCTGACAGTCGAGGTATAGCAATGGAGAAATACCCTGGCTGAAAAACATGATCCAACAGTACGATAGAACTGCAAAAGAAACCGGGAGCATTGTATGTATCCCACGGGCATCAAGACCACATTGAGGCATTGGTTCGTGGCTAATTAGGACCAGATGATTCCGTGTTGTGGCTTCGACTGTGTGCCATCCGACCTTTCCACTTGGCTTGCTGCCAGCTACATCCGCCGCCATTTCAATGCGCAGACAGGCCGTGTCGATGTTTGTATCCACGGTGTTCAGGGCTGTATCAGTGGTGGAACGTTGACATCGGTTCTGCAAGCATTTGAGCTCCATTCCCTTCGCCATCTCTACAAAGCTCATGCCCCGTATTCTCTCTCCCCAAGGCAACCCTCGCCAACTGTGCCCACTAAACCAACTAGTATCTGGACCAAGCTCTTCGGACTACTCTGGATCAAAAGACTAGGTTGGATGGCATATCAGCCACAAGGACCAGTCGACCGAGCGATTGTTCATAGATCATGGGGCTTGCTAGAATCAACTACTGTTTCATATGGCCAGAACTTCGATTTTCACGCATGGTTTAAGATCTGGGGACCCGTGGCGGCGATATTGTGGCATTTTGGAGGACTAATGTTGGCGCCGCTGATCCTCCTACGCCCTATTCGAAAGTTGCTCCCGAAACTTTGGTATGAACCCGGTGGTGGTGCAGGTCAGAGTGATATTGAGAAAAACTGGTTCGAGTATCGGTGTGTCGCCGAGGCAGACACCCCAACTAAGCCGAAGCAAAAGGCCTTGGTTCGTATGCGTTATGAGAGTGATCCCTACATATTTACAGCTGTCGCCTTGGGAGAAGCAGCTCGGATTCTTCTTTGGCAGAAGGATACATGGGCACACAAGTTTGGTGGCGGGGTGTTGACCTCTGCCACCCTGGGAGATCACTATGTATCTCGGTTGAGAGCTGCCGGGGTGACCATGGAAGTTCAAGCCGACGATCCGGTATATAAGGGGAAAGATCCGTTTACCAAGGTTTGAATTTGCGTTGAAGGAGGTTCGTGGGATACACCCACGCGTGAGGTTTCCGGCAAGAATTCAATACCTTTCGTTATCTCCATCTCGTTCTTACAGTTAGACCTTCCTAGGTGTCTGCGGCCAAAACAAAACACTGATTATACTAATGCATTTGGATCACAATAGGTTTCTCATCTAAGCTCTCCCAGTTTCGTGTGCAACATTGCTTTCTTCGGTAATGACCTTGCGAGTTTCCCATACTATGTTATATTAGGGCAGTATTCGGCCCGAAATACATAATGTAGATCCCTGCTTATCTCTCACGTGTAGAGAAATGAATCCCACTGCCTCGGCTGCAGAATTGCATACTGCATCGTGTATAATAGATTTCCActcgtctctttcttctttttacttgCTCGTGCCAAGGATTTCGTACGGCTACATCTACagagatctttttttattaaccACAAAGTGTTGAGATATGCAGCAAAATCAACCACAACGTTCGGCAACCTCGGCACAAACAATTGAGCCACTGAATGTCGAGTCCACCCCTCCAGATACAGAGCCAAATTACCCAACAGGCACCAAGTTTTGGTTCACCGTAATAGCGCTGTGTGTAATCCTGATTCTCGGGGGCCTGGACGCCAACATTGTCGCAACAGCTGTCCCGAGCATCACCAACCACTTCCATACTCTCGCCGATGTAGGATGGTACTCCTCTGCATTCCGACTCTGCACCTGTGCATTCCAGTTCGGGTTTGCAAAGCTGTATACACTCTTCTCTATTAAGATTGTCTTTATGACAAGCAATGTTATATTCCTTGTCGGCTCTGTACTCTGTGCCACAGCGGCTTCATCGACGATGTTTATTGTAGGGAGAGCAGTGACGGGTCTAGGGTTTGCGGGTGAGCTTGCGGGCTGTTTTGCAGTCCTCGCCCATATTCTCCCGCTTAACAGACGTCCAGTATTTGCGGGGTTAATGGCGTGTGTAGAGTCGCTTGCCATCATTGCGGCGCCTATAGTGGGTGGTGCACTAACGCAATCTCTGGGGTGGCGATGGTGTTTCTGGtattctctcctcttcctaATCATGGCTAAACTGCAGCTAGCTTGATGTTGATATCTGAATAGGATCAACCTTCCTATTGGCACGGTATCGCTAGCGGTCatgttcttcctcttctcagACCCAAGAAGTCGCCAAGAGGACGACCTCACACTGACTCAGAAGATCAGAGAGCTCGACCTCGTTAGCAACTGCTTGTTCATTCCCTCCCTCACAGCGCTATTTATCGCACTCTCTTGGGCAGGAACCAAGTATCCCTGGTCCGATGGGAAGGTGATTGGACTATTCGCTGTATTTGCTGTGCTACTCActgtctttctcctcaatCAATACCGACGAGGAGACTCCGCAGCGCTCCCCTTCCGCATTATCAAAAGCCGAAACGTCATCGCAGGTTTCATCTTCACTACGTGCACAAATTCAATGACCAATGTCTTGGAGTGGTACTTACCAACATACTATCAAGTTGTTCGATCCCGGGTAAGCTTCCATCGACAGCTGGCGACGTACACTCACTGACAATGCTCTATGCTGCCAGAGTCCAAGCGAGAGCGGCTACCTGATGATTCCCATTCTTGCCGGAATGATGCTCGGGCTCTTGATACAGGGTATCGGTACTACAACCTTCGGTTACTATGCTCCTTTTATGATCTTTGGCTCCGTGTGCATGCCAATTGCCGCCGGCTTGATGACAACATACAATCCCCACACATCCCTTGCCCAGATTATCTTCTATTCGGGATTAGCCGGTTTCGGTGGGGGAATTGGCTTCCAAGGCCCCCAGGCAGCTATCCAAACAACGTTAAGTTCCGCAGATCTCAATCTTGGGATCGGGGTCATCCTGTTCGGGCAGAGCATGGGTCCGGCCGTGTTCATCGCTATTGCACAGGTTATATTCACGAATCAGTTGTCGTCCACGTTAGAAGATGTTGTACCCGGGCTGACACCTGCCTATATTGCCGAGCGCGGACTTGGCGATATCAAGAACATGGTGCCTATGCCGCGGTGGGATGAGGTCTCGCGTAGTATCGATCGGAGTTTGACTCATACGTGGTACCTTTCTGTCGCGCTGGGTTGCACGACAATTGTGGGAAGTCTTTTGATTGAATGGCGTTCGGTTAAGCAGAAACAGTCGTGAACTTGGTAGTGCTCAGATATTATAGGTTATGAATAGCCTTTTCCAACCCACAGCGGTGGACAAGAAGATCGAATGACCAACCTACACTCCACTCCACAGCTACTCCTGTCAAAGCCGAGCATTCACGCTGACTGTCCCTAACACATCCGAATTCACAGAGACATTTGAGGTAACAGCTGGCATGTTGACCGAGGATCAGGGCTTCAATAAAGCTGCGAGTTCTACCAACAAGTAACAGGATGCTGGATTTCGGCATTTAAGATAGACAGCATAAAAGGATGAACGAGCTCGTGTGAGTAGTAAGATCTGAATAAAGAGATCATTAGAGTCGTTCCAAAAGCAAATGGCTTCGACCAGGTActctttccattcctctCGGGAGTACAGCATATGAAATACTTACAAGTAAAGCCAACACCACAAGTCTTGTATATAAAGTACATACCCGTCCTGATAGCATGCCTAAGGGAAAAGCATATCATACCATCAGCCACTTCAAATAGTCATTATTGCATCAACGAGCCCGTCTTAGAGAGttgaaatatattaatctacATGCAAAAGCCGATCCAAGCAGCCCAGAGCCCTAGTAGAGTACCAGCCAACAAGATACCCGGCCTAGACTGACCTGCTGCGATTGACTCTCCACCACCCGTCGTCTGTCTCCCTTGACATGCCGTAGCCGTACATTCTCTCGTAGTAGAAGGAGTAGCCGTACTACTCACCACCGCAGTAATAGGGTGCGTCGTCGACCCAAGCGTCCAGGTGAAGCTACTCCCACTAACAGGGGTCGAGATAACGCCGCCCGTGTTCGTCAACATTCCCGTCCCATTCTTGGGGATGTTTCCCGGCTCATAAAAGTTCTGTGTACCTCCGGCATCGGCGGCCCCAAACCCTAAGGTCCCAGTGCAATCATATTGCTGCAGGTACGGGGCACAGGCATCCCAGTCAAGCGAGCCGCGTAAGTACTTACTCCAGTAATCGGCGGTGATAAGGAAGGGTTTTGTGTTAGGACAGGTGTCCCAGATTCTGCGTGCAATGAGACGGATATTCGTCAGGCTGTCCAATCCGTAAGTAGTGAGTAAGTTAATCAACACGTACGACGCTACTATGGCACTCATCTCGCAGCACAGACAGGCCTACAAATAGTCTGTCCTCTCTTCAGCAGCAGATAGTTGGCCTGGTTTGGTCACATTCTTCACGCATGCCTTTGCTTGATTCTCGATTTGGAGCTGTTTCTTAGTGATTTTTCCCACGTTGCAGACACATCCACTCGGGGCGTTGTCGGGTGCTGGCCAAAAGGGAATCTGGTCCAGGTTAACGTCGGGGCAGGAGTAAACTAACCCGCTGACCGACACTCCATATTCGCATGAATATACCTATTACGGGTCATCGATTAATTTCCGATTGCCTTTTCCTAGGTCTGCAATATTGCAAATCGAACTCAAGCTAAATAAGCACGAAGGGGAGCGCCAACCTCATTCCAGCAGCTCGTTGCAGTACAATCAATTATGTCCTGTGCCTCGGCACATTCACAGGGCCTGTGGCATTCATTTTGTAAGGCATTACATTTCTCTCGCATGCACGTATCATCGCCATCGCATACTTTGATGCATGGGTCCTCCGCAACGTAACAGCGCTTACTGACACAGTCGATGCGCGATTCACGAGCGCGATGCCTACATGACATGAAGGATTCTGGGTCGACGCAGTTGGATGCATCGCGGTATCTCATGTCAGCTGCTTCGCCAGTTTCGAGCTGGATTGCCAGCGCGGCAATGATGAAGAGGTATGCGCTCCACATCTTCTTTATGACGCCCACGCCACAGGATATGGCTAGGGATTAACTTGCTGGGGGCTTGGGCTGTACTTAACTGTCCATTTATTAGGATGACTAGCACTGACCCCGTCTTTTGGACAGGGTATCAGCAACCACGAGTAACTCATCGTTTTCTTGGCTGTAGGACTTCATAAAGCATTGAGACCCTCAGATTGAGTGGTTTGCCCTGCCAAGACGCCGGCTGTCGACTAAAGGCAACAACGGAGAAAAACAGCCGCAATCTCCGTCCAACCTGCTTGGCTTCCTCCAGGGCCGTATTTTTTGGGATTGAAACAGGGGGGGTTCAATCCTAGTTTGTGGTAGTAGAGACATTGTCATTCATTGATAAGTTCAGAGTTTCTGACCAAGTCACTACAGCAACGTCCAAAAGAGGATAAGTACCATGTCTTCCTCCGGTGGTGGGTAGACATACCAACGTCGTAATGCTTGAATAGGCTCAGCCCTACCCGGAGGGGACGTATAACTACATGTTCGAGGCGTCTCGTGGAATTCATATAATGTCGGCAAGGCAAATATGGCATACGCGCGTGGTGTAATGTTTTGGCCGTGTTGCTTGTAATTCAGGGTGGTATCTGTTATCTACCACTCTGATAAGGGTAGATGTTGCTCCAAGTAATCCCTGTATTCAATCCGGTTGTGTCCTTTGGTTGTATACTTCgatcttctttctgcttgTCTACTTCGCGGTtgctatttcttcttttgcagAGCATTAGTCATTTATTAAACCCGCCGTCCAGTGGGACTGGCGACTCGGAACAGAATCAAAGACGAATAACTACTACAGCCCTACCAGGGAACGCTGTCTGTTTGCCCCTATTATAACAGTATTAACCATATTTCAAGACGGGTTAGCTAGGGCGGATATTTGCATCTCGCCCAATGTGTCTTAATCCTAGATAACTAAGACAGTGTGATTActacattatatatatttggtGTGGGAGTACTAACCTACCGGGAACAGTTCTGATCGACAGCTGATGGAGAAGCTGTATAAAGAGAGCTACTTCCATGATCAGTAGCTGTTTGTACTTCCCATAAATGAATGACAGTTCTGCATAGAACAATAGctcactctctctctctctctctctctctgttaTGACCTGAGCAGGACGCTAGTCCGCAAGCGGAAAGACCAGGAGACGGCCCGAacttttctccctttccgGTTCGTTTTCTCCATACGTTCCCCACGACTTTGACACTTCTCTCGCTTACTTAGTGGAAACGGAATACTTCTACTATTTTACCTATTGACACCCACATGGCGAATGCATAAATTATCAAAGATGTTGAGAAATAATGTGAATTAGGCAGGTCCTCGCGTTGTTATGAGAACCTCGGTGGGTCCAGCCAATCAAGGTGATCTAAACCAGATCTTCGGAACGTCGGAAACTCGGAAAAGTCCAGTCCTTACTTTCAACTTGCCGATATAAGTTATGGCTCTGTTATTCCTTCGCGGCTGCCCGAGGCTGGCTCGCCGTCTTAACATTTGACATATAAGTCCATAATATGTCGGATCCCGAACGCCAGCAAGATGGATGCCTTGACGTCTCCCTGGACACAGGTGGAACAACACATTCCACCAATACAGATCCACATTGTGTGGGGAATTGTCAACTTTGGTCAATAGCTGCCGGATTGAGGTCGACGGATGTTACGATGCACAAAATAAACAGGTATGTATCGTTTATAATCATGTCTTACAGATCTCGGAGTTAATGGTCGACTGCCAACGACAGTCTCATCTCTAGCTCAATAGGTCAGGACGCCGCTCTCGGCTCCGTTGAATATCTATCGCACGCCTTACATTACTTTCTCCTTTCGAGAATCTGGAGAAAAATCAAGGCTCGCCTACATGCTCTGCTGAGAGTGATGCAGAGACATAGAACTACTCCATGCCACGGTCAATCCACACATACGCAAATCAAGACGCCTGCATGGTCACCGCTACTGTCACTTTCATCTTTGATGTTCGACACTCGTTGCACTCTACGTCTATTGGGATTGTTCTCGATATGGACCTGGGGCTCTGAAACCGCAAAGGCTCCACCGGCGGATCGAATTGTCCGAGAACTAACACGACTCCAGTTGGTGGCGACCACAGTGTACCAATTTTTAGAGAATGTCGCTTTTCTCATGACAAAAAACGTTTTACCGGAGAAGCTATGGAAGCGATTCGATAGTGAGAAGCTGTATGCTTGGagtcttctttccctgtGTGTGCATATGATGCTCCAGTTAGGTAAGCTTTGGCGGGAGAGTGTGCTTAGAAAGAGGGCCGACCAGAAGGCAGTGGCATCCACCAATGGTAAGATAAAGATGATTGACAAGGAGGTGGAAAGTGCGAGTGAGGCCGACGACAATGATACGGAAACATCCGCGCGGCGAGAGGAAGTCCATGCCGCGAGGAAGAGCTTGGTGTCAAGCGTGACTTGGGGAGCATTATGTGCGCACTGGGGGATGCCTGCTGGGATTGGGATTCCCGAACCCTTCATAGGGGCGTTGAGCTTTGTTGCAGATGCTTGGGAGCTCAGGGATACATGGATTTCAATTGAAGTTCCATAAATTCGATGTCCCAGTGGCTTCGGTGCTGGGTCATTTTGAGGGCACCACGTACTCTTGGATGGCCTCGCTCACATTGTACGTGATATACATATCCAACAACCTTTTTCGTCTTCCGACCATTCTTCTGCCTTCTCCATGTCGCAAAGCAAGTCCGTAACCAGAGATATGGATCGGGTCTCATGACCTCACCGTCTTAAGTTGCCAATGACGTATCACTTTCCCATATTCTCCCGTTCAACAAAACTTCTGCATTTCAATCAACACTCTTTCGCTGGTGGACTTCTACAAAAGCCACACTTGCGGCATTGCAATCATGACATTGAGAGTTCTTGCCATCTCTCTGCACCTCCAACCATGGTTTGGCGAGAGTTATGCCCCGCTTCTCAAGGCCCTCGCGTCAAAAGCGGACTTTCAGCGAGCCGAAAACCCAACTCGGCCATTGAGCTTTTGGCACAACGTCCAGAACCGTCGGCCATCCTCGTCACGGACGAAGTGTTGACCCTCCCGGAGAACAGGGCGGTCTGGAAAGCAGTTCTAGAGTATGTCCGTCGCGGGGGCACGGCCGTGATCATGGGCCACTTTCCTTCGTTCGTTCGACCGAACCACCTGAAACCATTTTTCTCCCAGGCAGGTCTCAACTGGGAATCTGGATCCTACCAGAGAACAACCCTGGCATTAAACCCAGCCGCGGTTAGTGTCGCCAATGCCGAGAAGCTGCCACAAAGATACAGTCAGAAGGCTGTGTTCGTGAAGAACGTCGCACCAGGTGATATGTGGTACAAAACTGATGATGACTC
The sequence above is a segment of the Aspergillus flavus chromosome 4, complete sequence genome. Coding sequences within it:
- a CDS encoding permease of the major facilitator superfamily (efflux pump antibiotic resistance protein); protein product: MQQNQPQRSATSAQTIEPLNVESTPPDTEPNYPTGTKFWFTVIALCVILILGGLDANIVATAVPSITNHFHTLADVGWYSSAFRLCTCAFQFGFAKLYTLFSIKIVFMTSNVIFLVGSVLCATAASSTMFIVGRAVTGLGFAGELAGCFAVLAHILPLNRRPVFAGLMACVESLAIIAAPIVGGALTQSLGWRWCFWINLPIGTVSLAVMFFLFSDPRSRQEDDLTLTQKIRELDLVSNCLFIPSLTALFIALSWAGTKYPWSDGKVIGLFAVFAVLLTVFLLNQYRRGDSAALPFRIIKSRNVIAGFIFTTCTNSMTNVLEWYLPTYYQVVRSRSPSESGYLMIPILAGMMLGLLIQGIGTTTFGYYAPFMIFGSVCMPIAAGLMTTYNPHTSLAQIIFYSGLAGFGGGIGFQGPQAAIQTTLSSADLNLGIGVILFGQSMGPAVFIAIAQVIFTNQLSSTLEDVVPGLTPAYIAERGLGDIKNMVPMPRWDEVSRSIDRSLTHTWYLSVALGCTTIVGSLLIEWRSVKQKQS
- a CDS encoding Saccharopine dehydrogenase-domain-containing protein, yielding MTSRRQYDLILLGATGYTGMLTTQYIFKSLPLDLKWAIAGRNRGKLEQLAQSLMPENSSMQPPDILVVNLNENELDGLAKRTRLVISTVGPFLLYGSETFAACARNGTHYLDCNGEIPWLKNMIQQYDRTAKETGSIMIPCCGFDCVPSDLSTWLAASYIRRHFNAQTGRVDVCIHGVQGCISGGTLTSVLQAFELHSLRHLYKAHAPYSLSPRQPSPTVPTKPTSIWTKLFGLLWIKRLGWMAYQPQGPVDRAIVHRSWGLLESTTVSYGQNFDFHAWFKIWGPVAAILWHFGGLMLAPLILLRPIRKLLPKLWYEPGGGAGQSDIEKNWFEYRCVAEADTPTKPKQKALVRMRYESDPYIFTAVALGEAARILLWQKDTWAHKFGGGVLTSATLGDHYVSRLRAAGVTMEVQADDPVYKGKDPFTKV
- a CDS encoding cinnamoyl-CoA reductase; amino-acid sequence: MASIKKEQYAIAPGSRVLVTGANGFIGSHVVQQLLSLGYVVRGTVRSQKPWLDELFRSKYGPNSFESVVIPDLSNYDTLSKAMRDVSGVIHVASDVSFSPNADEVIPKVVSATETVLEAAARQPEGSIKRVVLTSSASAAALPQPGVEGIVITEDTWNEATVKAAFDEGTPADAKPFTVYVASKTEGERAAWKWVKNNKPPFVFNAILPYYTLGQVLHPEIAGSTMKWAANLLDGDTTAFGFPGQFVDVADLARVHVVGLLHPEVKSERLFAFASTFTWKEFVGILRKLRPGHTGIPGPPENELRDLSEIVPARRAKNLLQALFGGSGWVGLEESIRAGIDSLGY